GGCGAGTCTGCCTTTCAAGATTTCCAACCTCACCAACATCATCGTCGCCAATTATTTCGGACTGAGCTTCGCCGAGTACGCCCGCGTGATGGGGGTGGTCAACTTGGTGGCCGTTGCGGTAAGCCTTGTCGTGGCGTGGTGGCTATTTCGCCACGATGTGCCGGCGCGGGTGGTGACCACGGCCCTTCCCCATCCCGGGGAAGCCATTCGCGACCGTTTCGTCTTTGCCACCGGTTTAGGGGTGCTGCCAGCCCTGTTTCTGGGTTATCTCTTTTCCCATGGGCTGGGATTGCCTACCTCCTTCATCACCGGCACGGGTGCAGCGGTGCTGATGCTCGCCGCGGGACGTGAACATTTCCTCCGCCGTCAGCCTCGGGCGGTGATTCCCCTGTTGACGCTTTTGCGGGAAGCACCTTGGCAGGTGGTAGTGTTTTCCTTGGCCATGTACTTGGTGGTCTATGGTCTGCGCAATGAGGGCTTGACGGGGCTCATCGCCCAGGGGCTGCAGAATCTTGCTCAAGCGGGACTCATGATCGCCACCCTGGGCAGTGGGCTTGTCTTCGGTTTCCTCTCGGCGGTGATGAACAACCTGCCCACGGTGCTCATCGGCAGCCTGGCCATCGAAGAGGCACACCTCAGCGTGCCCATGGCAGAGGCCATGATCTATGCCAACGTAGTGGGCTGCAACATTGGCCCCAAGTTCACCCCCATCGGCAGTCTGGCCACCCTCCTGTGGTTGCATGTGCTGGCCCAGCGTGGCCTGCGCATAGGTTGGCTGGAATACTGCCGGTACGGCCTGCTGCTCACCCTGCCGGTGCTGGTGGTGACGCTTCTAGGGCTGGCCGGCTGGCTCATGTTCCTTCGCGCATGAGTTATCCTTCGCATTTTGCGAAAGGACGCTGGGGATGAACCTCTATGCGCTGGCGGCGGTCGCCGCCGGGGCGGTGCTGGGGGCGTGGCTGCGCTGGGGACTCTCTGCCTGGCTCAATCCGATCCTACCGCCCCTGCCGCTCGGCACACTCGCCGCCAATCTCACGGGCGGTTACCTCATTGGCCTGACCATCGCCTACCTGGGGCACCATGCGGGCCTGGCACCCGAGTGGCGGCTGTTTGTCATCACCGGTTTTCTCGGAGCGCTGACCACCTTTTCCACCTTCTCGGCGGAGGTGGTGACGCTCCTTCTGCGTGAGCAGTTCGGGTGGGCGCTGGCCACCGTGGCGATGCATCTGCTTGGCTCCCTGAGCCTTACGCTGCTCGGGATCTGGACGTTCAAACTGCTAAAGGGGTGAGGTGATGTCCGAAGTGTTCCTCAAGATCTACACCGAGGAGAACCGGCGTCATCACGGGCGGCTGCTCTATGAGTGGTTGCTCGAGGAGGCACATGCCATGGGAATCCCGGGCGGCTCGGCTTTTCGCGCCATTGCTGGCTATGGCCGGCACGGCGTGCTGCACGAGGAGACGTTCTTCGAGCTGGCCGGTGACCTACCGGTGGAGGTGGGTTTCGTCACCTCCGAAGCGGATGCGGAAAGACTGCTAAACCGTATCGCCGCCGAAGGGCTGGCCCTTTTCTACGCGATCCTGCCCGCGCGGCATGGTGTCACCGGGCGCAACGGCTGAGGGACGATGGACCCCCTCGGCCACCTCGTCCTCTTCCTTGCTTCGTTCGTCGCCAACTGGTTCTCCGCGCTTTCCGGAGGTGGGGCGGGGCTGATCCAGTTTCCGATCTTGATCTTCCTTGGCCTGCCCTTCGGTGTGGCCTTGGCCACGCACAAGGTCGCCAGCGTGGCACTGGGGTTGGGTGCCACCCTGCGTCATTTGCGGGAAAGCACGCTGGAGAGGCGCTTTTCTCTCATCATCCTGGCTGCCGGCCTACCGGGCGTGGTCCTGGGTGCCCACACCATCCTGCGTGTGCCGGAACGCTGGGCCACCGTAGCCCTCGGGGTGCTCACCCTGGGCCTGGGTCTGTATTCCATGGTGAAACCGCGGCTCGGCCTCGAACATGCGCCCCGTAACCGCGAGGGGGGACGACTGGCGGCGGGGATGCTGGGGCTGTTCGGTATCGGCTTCCTCAATGGTTCCATTACCTCAGGCACGGGGCTGTTCCTCACGATGTGGCTCGTGCGCTGGTTCGGGCTAGACTACAAACGCGCCGTGGCTTACACGTTGGTGCTCTGTGGGGTGTTCTGGAATGGGACGGGTGCGTTGGTGCTGGGCCTGCTTGGCCGCATCGCCTGGGACTGGATGCCTGCCCTCTTGGCGGGTTCCCTGCTGGGCGGCTATGCCGGGGCGCACTTTGCCCTGCGCAAGGGCAACGTCTGGATCAAGCGGGCCTTCGAGCTGGTGACGGTGTTGATCGGCGCCCGCTTGATCATGACCTAGCCGCCGGGCGGCCCTTAAGATTGCTTTAGAGGCCTTGCTGCCACAAACGAGCCAAGAGGCAAATCATGAAACTCTACTATAGTCCCGGTGCGTGTTCTCTCTCCCCCCATATCATCCTGCGTGAGGGCGGATTCGACTTTCAATTGGAGCGGGTCGATCTCCAGAGTTCGGTCACCGAAAGCGGTGCCGACTACAGGGCCATCAACCCCAATGGTTACGTTCCAGCCTTACAGCTCGACGATGGCCAGGTGCTCACCGAAGGGCCGGCCATCGTGCAGTACCTGGCCGATCGAGTGCCGGAGAAACGTCTGGCACCGCCGGCGGGCACCATGGATCGCTACCGCCTGATGGAATGGCTCAGCTTCATTTCCATGGAGTTGCACAAGGGTTTCGGTGCGCTGTTCAACCCGAAACTGCCGGACGAGGCCAAGGCCGTGATCAAGTCGCAGTTGGTGAGCCGTATCGAGCATGCCAACCGGCTGCTGACGGGAAAGCCCTACGTCATGGGTGATACCTTCACGGTGGCGGATGCCTATCTCTTCACCGTGCTGGGTTGGAGCAAATATGTGGACTTCGACCTTTCGCCTTGGCCTACGCTCACGGCTTATCTCGGCCGGGTGGCCGCTCGCCCGGCAGTCCAGGCTGCGCTGACAGCCGAGGGTCTGATTCCTGCGAAAGAGGAGGGAGAACGATGACGACCCCGCTGTTCACCCCGATCCGGCTCGGGCCCCTCCTCCTGCCCAACCGCATCGTCATGGCGCCCATGACCCGCTCGCGGGCTGTGGGTAACGTGCCCAACGACTTGATGGCCAAGTATTACAGCCTGCGCGCGGAGGCGGGGCTGATCATCACCGAGGGCACCTCGCCTTCACCCAATGGCCTGGGCTATGCGCGCATCCCCGGTATCTATTCCGATCCGCAGGTGGCTGGCTGGCGCAAGGTGACCGATGCGGTGCATGGCGCCGGTGGCCGCATCTTCGTGCAGCTCATGCACACCGGACGCGTTGGGCATCCGGCCAACCTGCCGCCGGGGGCGCGGCTGCTCGCGCCGTCTGCCATTCCCGCGCCGGGAGAGATATGGACGGACACGCAAGGCATGCAACCCCATCCGGTGCCCTTCATGATGAGCGAGGAGGACATCGCCGCCACCATGGCGGAATACACCACGGCTTGCGAGCGGGCCATGGACGCGGGTTTCGACGGTGTCGAACTTCATGGTGCGAACGGATATCTCATCGACCAGTTCCTCAACACCGCCGCCAACCAGCGCACCGATCGCTGGGGTGGCTCGGTGGAAAACCGCATCCGCTTCGCGGTGGAGGTGGCCCGCGCCGCAGCCCAGGCCATCGGAGCGGAGCGGGTGGGCATGCGCATCTCGCCCTACCATGACTTCAACGGCATGCAGCCTGACCCAGACATGGATGTTCTCTATCTTCGTCTGGTCGAAGCACTCAACGACATCGG
The sequence above is drawn from the Burkholderiales bacterium genome and encodes:
- the arsB gene encoding arsenical efflux pump membrane protein ArsB, with protein sequence MLALGLFLVTLALVIWQPRGLPIGWSALGGALVALALGIVHPSDVPTVWHIVWDATFTLIGLILISLVLDAAGFFEWAALRLARLAGGRGGLLFLLLSLLTAAVAAILANDGAVLILTPLVLEMLHALRLPPRALLAFVLTTGFIADAASLPFKISNLTNIIVANYFGLSFAEYARVMGVVNLVAVAVSLVVAWWLFRHDVPARVVTTALPHPGEAIRDRFVFATGLGVLPALFLGYLFSHGLGLPTSFITGTGAAVLMLAAGREHFLRRQPRAVIPLLTLLREAPWQVVVFSLAMYLVVYGLRNEGLTGLIAQGLQNLAQAGLMIATLGSGLVFGFLSAVMNNLPTVLIGSLAIEEAHLSVPMAEAMIYANVVGCNIGPKFTPIGSLATLLWLHVLAQRGLRIGWLEYCRYGLLLTLPVLVVTLLGLAGWLMFLRA
- the crcB gene encoding fluoride efflux transporter CrcB — its product is MNLYALAAVAAGAVLGAWLRWGLSAWLNPILPPLPLGTLAANLTGGYLIGLTIAYLGHHAGLAPEWRLFVITGFLGALTTFSTFSAEVVTLLLREQFGWALATVAMHLLGSLSLTLLGIWTFKLLKG
- a CDS encoding DUF190 domain-containing protein, which gives rise to MSEVFLKIYTEENRRHHGRLLYEWLLEEAHAMGIPGGSAFRAIAGYGRHGVLHEETFFELAGDLPVEVGFVTSEADAERLLNRIAAEGLALFYAILPARHGVTGRNG
- a CDS encoding sulfite exporter TauE/SafE family protein; translation: MDPLGHLVLFLASFVANWFSALSGGGAGLIQFPILIFLGLPFGVALATHKVASVALGLGATLRHLRESTLERRFSLIILAAGLPGVVLGAHTILRVPERWATVALGVLTLGLGLYSMVKPRLGLEHAPRNREGGRLAAGMLGLFGIGFLNGSITSGTGLFLTMWLVRWFGLDYKRAVAYTLVLCGVFWNGTGALVLGLLGRIAWDWMPALLAGSLLGGYAGAHFALRKGNVWIKRAFELVTVLIGARLIMT
- the gstA gene encoding glutathione transferase GstA is translated as MKLYYSPGACSLSPHIILREGGFDFQLERVDLQSSVTESGADYRAINPNGYVPALQLDDGQVLTEGPAIVQYLADRVPEKRLAPPAGTMDRYRLMEWLSFISMELHKGFGALFNPKLPDEAKAVIKSQLVSRIEHANRLLTGKPYVMGDTFTVADAYLFTVLGWSKYVDFDLSPWPTLTAYLGRVAARPAVQAALTAEGLIPAKEEGER
- a CDS encoding alkene reductase is translated as MTTPLFTPIRLGPLLLPNRIVMAPMTRSRAVGNVPNDLMAKYYSLRAEAGLIITEGTSPSPNGLGYARIPGIYSDPQVAGWRKVTDAVHGAGGRIFVQLMHTGRVGHPANLPPGARLLAPSAIPAPGEIWTDTQGMQPHPVPFMMSEEDIAATMAEYTTACERAMDAGFDGVELHGANGYLIDQFLNTAANQRTDRWGGSVENRIRFAVEVARAAAQAIGAERVGMRISPYHDFNGMQPDPDMDVLYLRLVEALNDIGLVYLHVVDHRAMGATGPSDAYKARLRAAFKGRFILSGGYDGARANADLDAGKGDLVAFGRPFIANPDLVQKLRTGGAIKTADPATFYTPDAKGYTEL